Within the Dialister hominis genome, the region ATACTTTTGATAAGATCCATCACCGGGATCAACTCCCCAGAATTCCAAGTCCCAATCAGGAAATTCTTTTGCAAGCAGGCTGAATGCTGTAATTAAAACATGAGGCTGTTTCTGCTCCCTGGTTAAACGGGCAACATCAATAATCGTGTGTCGCGTTCTTTCTTTCCCGGGGTCTGCTTCCTTGCTATATTGCGGAACAGCATTGGGAATACGAAAAGCCCGAGCCTTCGGCAGCCTTTTCTTTAAACTATCGATATCTGCATTCATCAAGACCTGAACTACATCACTGTCTAAGAGAGCCTGTCTTTCCTGCGGATCATCCCAATTCACCGCCATAGCTGTCGGGAAATGGAACATAGTCACAAGAGGGAGATGATTCTTTCCCATAGCATCCAGGAAAAGTGCACTGGAAGAGGCCTCAAAAGAAACGATAACATCAGGATTTGCTTCTTCCAGTGCGCGTTGGATGGACCCTCTCATGCGAAGTGCACGCCCACGGTTCTTCCAGCTCATAGCAGCTCCCTTGCTTACCGGCCTGGCAAGTTCACGCATCACTTTAAAAAGGGCCTGCCTGACAGGCGCCTTTTCTTCTCCATAATCCGCTAAATTCACAAAATGAGTACTTTCATCATATTGGAAATACATCATTCCGCCATCGGGATCATCAGAGATAACCGTAACATCATGGCCGCGTTTAATCATTTCATTAGCCATTCTGGCACAGACATTTTCCATGCCGCCGTTCAAGCCACGCATCTGATGAACACGTCCCAGCACAATTTTCATTAAATTCAGCTCCACTTTATTTCAACTTATGGCGCGCATACAAGCGGCAAATCCATTCCTTGCGATGAACGATTGCATAACGCAGAATTTTGTCTCTTGGGCTGATGCTCGCAGGATGATTCTCCATATGGGAAAGCCAGCGGAAAAGTCCTTGTTTTCTCTTATCCTCAAGATCACGCAGAACGACAGAGATACAATAACTTTTAATTGCTGCTTTAGACGCATTTAAGCAACAATAGGAAAATATTTCCGGGAAGCGGCATTTGGCAATCATGGCTCTTTCCTTCCACATCCAGAAACTTCCCCAAAACTTACGCGACGTAACACGATGCGTTGAAGATGCTTCATTTGCTACATCCTGATAATACATTCCTCCACAGCCATGTACAATATTTCTGGCCCTGTAAAAGAGATGCAGTGATAAGTATCCGTCTTCTCCGGAATATGTTAATTCAACAGGAATTTTTAGACCTTTCCACAGACTCCTTCTAGATGCAAACATCCAAAGGACAGAGCAATCTGCCTGAACAGCCCGGCGCTGCCATCCCCTTAAATCTGATTCAGTAAAGTGAACCTTCCTGATTTTGCCATTATTATCATCTGCAATATCATATACAACTATATCTGCATTTTCTTCTTCAAAAAGAAAATACGTTTTTTCTAGTAGATCTGGACTAATATAATCATCCGCATCAATCCAATAAAGAATATCTCCGGAAGATTTTTCAAAGCCAGCTTTTCTTGCAACACTTACACCGCCGTTTTTCTGATGGAATACATGAAATCGGGAATCTCTTCTCGCATATGCATCACAAATTTCAGGAGACCTGTCTTCTGACCCGTCATCAATGACAATAACCTCAAAATCTTTATATGTCTGATTCAAAATACTGTCAAAACAGCGTGCCAAGTACTCCTCTGCCTGATAGACTGGTACGATAAGCGAAATTTTCGTATTTCCGTTGCTCTCCATCAGATCAATCTCCTTTGGCGGTAACTCTCATAAGCAATATATCCTGCATACCATCCGAGAATCATATAGTACATACGGCCCGGTATTTTATTAATAATTGTCGTATCCACCAGACCATGCAGTGTAAATATCAAAAAAGAAAGCATCATTGCGGATGCAAGGGCCTTATTCTGAGAGGTACGAATAGCTCTATACAAGTATCCATATGTCAAAAGCAGAAATGCAAAGTATGCTGCCACGCCAAATATGCCATCTTCCGTCAGGAAAAGCATAGGCATATCATGCGGCATGGTATGTCCTTTTTCATGCCCGTCTTTCGGATGATACTTGGGACTGTAATAATACTCTCCCCACTTGCCAGGACCTACACCAGTCAGCTTATGATCATTCCACATCTCCCAGCTGGCTTCCAGCATCATAAGGCGTTCTCCGCCGACCCTCTCTGGATCAAGGCCTGTTTTCTTATCATGTGATAAATACAAAAATCCGCCGGCACATACAGCAGTAACAAGTGCAATAACAGCAAGCCCTTTAAAAATCAGGCCTAAATTAAATTTTCCGCGCAAAGCTGCTATGAGAGTGATGCCGGTCAATATCAAGCCACCCGAAAGAGCTAACACCGCACCTCTTGATTTAGAAGTGTAAAGAGCTCCCGCCATCAACACAAGCAAAACAGCCCACATGACTTTTTTCTTTGTATCCTGCGTCCTATACATCATGTACAGTACGAAAGGCCACATGAGATTAATACCTGTGCCTAAATGATTTTGCTGTGCATAACCGGCCATGGCTGGTACATTGGGGTCAGCGTGAAACTGAACAAAGGCCCAGATGCAGTTGACAAGAGCCCCTGCGGCCATACCACATAAAAATCCCTTATCAATATCATAACGAGCACGCCAGAAAAGCATCAGAAAAAACGGTATCGTCAGATTAAACTGCCATAGAACCGTATTAACGCTTCCTTTGGTACCATGGAGAAAAGCAGAAATCAGAAGAACTCCATAAAAAATAACGATACCAGTAAACAGCCATTTAGCTGAACGAACATCTGGAAGGAAGCTGCGGTCAATGGGTCTTGACATATATAAATCATAAAAGAGGAAAAGAAGAAAAGCAGCCAAAGCATATGAGAAATAAGAGGCACTAAAACCATTCTCAGCGATTCCCGCAAAAAGTGCCGCAGCAACTCCTGATGCTTTAATTAAATACCTCTGTTTATCCATGCTGACATCATTCATGTCCCGCTCTCCCTTTTCGTCTATATTGATTACTTATTTTACCACTTTGGGATGACTCCTGATTCTTGCCTCGCGTCGTCTGCACTGCCACTCAACGAGTTTCCCCTGAATTCCGCCGAAAATAGTTATAAATGCACTGTTATTCAGGATCATATTTTTCATCAAATTCATAATAAAACTCATAGGTATATCTTTATGACCGATCACATAGTCATGAATATCCTGAATTTGAACCTCTGTTAGAATAGGAAATCTTTCATTCAAATAATAGGAACGAATCGCTGCATGCAAAGCCTTAGCTGCACACTCTTCAGCATATTTCGGGGCATAAAGGAGTGCGAGTTTTTCATGTTCTCTCCAGGCTAAGTACTTACCATAACGTATTTTCAGATATCCAGTACCCGAAATACTAGTAATACTCCCCGCATTTTCATGACTGTAGTAATAGAGCGGATTCTTTCTGACAACAACCTTATTGGCAATATACATTGCCTTACCTATGACATACATGTCCTCCATAACAACACCAACAGGAAATCGTAAATCATTCCAAATCCAGCTACGGAAGAGCTTGCTGCAGACAAAATTGGGAATTTTATTTCTAAGCACAGCCAGTCTCGCTTCTTCAGTTGAATGAATCTCTGGCCAGACCGCAGCGTCATCACGAATTTCCCCACTAGATTCCACCCGATAATGGCCGGAAATAACAATATCGGCATCTTCATTCTTGGCAGTGTCGACCAAAACAGAAATCGTATTTAGATCTATATAGTCATCTGAATCGAGAAAATAAATAAAGTCACCCTTTGCAGCATCCAGACCAGTATTTCTTGCAGCCGACGACCCTGCATTTTCCTGATGAATGACAACAATCCTATTGTCTTCCTTGGCATGTCGATCACATATATCCCCGCAACGATCCGGTGAACCATCATCCACCAAGACGATTTCAAGATTTTGATATGTCTGGTGGAGCGCGCTTTCTATACAGCGGTCAAGAAACTGTTCTGCATCATAAACAGGAACAATGATTGACACCAAATCCGTTTCCATAAATTCTCCTCTCCTACGCCCCCATTGAGATTTTTATACTTTTATGAATTAGACAATTTAGATCTCGTAGAAGTCTAAATCCAAGAAATTACTTTAAATCCCCTAACAATCAACGGTTTGTCCGAAGGAACTCCGCCATTACAGTTTTGCGGCAAAATACTTCAAATACCAACCAATCATAGCACCATACTGGCCATTCATGCGTGCTGTTCTTGCTGCCTGATGAAGGTTCTTTGTCCCCTTCGGAGGAACAAGAGGTACGTCTTTCCAGGGCGAAGATTTCTGGATAGCAGCATATTCTTTCACAACCGGCCATCCCTGGACCCAACTGTGCCATGGCTTAGCATGCCCGGCAAAATGAATGATGACCTGATTCTTATAATCTTCATTCACTGGCTGTTTCTTGAACAATGACTGGCGATCCAAGTTGTAGAGGTAGTTATATTTCTTTTCAATATAGAGACACTTACCATCCAGCATCTCATTATGGATATCCTGATCATGATGAGAAAGACGGTTGCCTACACGCTTTACATTTTCCTGCGCACGGCGGACAATGTCATCAAAGCAGCCCTGCTCCATCCACGGACCGAGGTTCATCAGCATCATACCTGCATTGAAATAACGACTTGTATGCATGCGTTTCATCTGTGCTTTTTCATTTCTGTCCGATACGACGGCAACAATCTTATCTCCAAAGTCGAGTTCTTTCAGGTAACGAAGCGATCCTCGGCACATCATATCCCCATCCAGGTAAAGCCCACGATCTGTCAAAGGCGCCAGTGTCGGTGCTACCAGGAAACGATAGAAGAAAGCAGGATTGCCATCTGAGAGAAGCAGAGTCTTGAATGCTCTGTCATCGATCAGATGAACCTGCACAGGGCATCCTGTAATCAACGCCATTTCCTCCAAATGCTTTTTCTCTTCATCCACAAGCTGATTCACAAAGAAATG harbors:
- a CDS encoding glycosyltransferase translates to MKIVLGRVHQMRGLNGGMENVCARMANEMIKRGHDVTVISDDPDGGMMYFQYDESTHFVNLADYGEEKAPVRQALFKVMRELARPVSKGAAMSWKNRGRALRMRGSIQRALEEANPDVIVSFEASSSALFLDAMGKNHLPLVTMFHFPTAMAVNWDDPQERQALLDSDVVQVLMNADIDSLKKRLPKARAFRIPNAVPQYSKEADPGKERTRHTIIDVARLTREQKQPHVLITAFSLLAKEFPDWDLEFWGVDPGDGSYQKYLSDLVGKLGLNDRVFFRGVTTDVLSVYLNSDIFAIPSSFEGFGLAMTEAMSAGLPAVGFKSCDAVNEIIRDEVSGFLTDDGPEAYAEALRKLMADPMLRKKMGHAAKLEMEEFSPERVWDEWEKLLSKLVQNKKQ
- a CDS encoding glycosyltransferase family 2 protein, with translation MESNGNTKISLIVPVYQAEEYLARCFDSILNQTYKDFEVIVIDDGSEDRSPEICDAYARRDSRFHVFHQKNGGVSVARKAGFEKSSGDILYWIDADDYISPDLLEKTYFLFEEENADIVVYDIADDNNGKIRKVHFTESDLRGWQRRAVQADCSVLWMFASRRSLWKGLKIPVELTYSGEDGYLSLHLFYRARNIVHGCGGMYYQDVANEASSTHRVTSRKFWGSFWMWKERAMIAKCRFPEIFSYCCLNASKAAIKSYCISVVLRDLEDKRKQGLFRWLSHMENHPASISPRDKILRYAIVHRKEWICRLYARHKLK
- a CDS encoding O-antigen ligase family protein yields the protein MNDVSMDKQRYLIKASGVAAALFAGIAENGFSASYFSYALAAFLLFLFYDLYMSRPIDRSFLPDVRSAKWLFTGIVIFYGVLLISAFLHGTKGSVNTVLWQFNLTIPFFLMLFWRARYDIDKGFLCGMAAGALVNCIWAFVQFHADPNVPAMAGYAQQNHLGTGINLMWPFVLYMMYRTQDTKKKVMWAVLLVLMAGALYTSKSRGAVLALSGGLILTGITLIAALRGKFNLGLIFKGLAVIALVTAVCAGGFLYLSHDKKTGLDPERVGGERLMMLEASWEMWNDHKLTGVGPGKWGEYYYSPKYHPKDGHEKGHTMPHDMPMLFLTEDGIFGVAAYFAFLLLTYGYLYRAIRTSQNKALASAMMLSFLIFTLHGLVDTTIINKIPGRMYYMILGWYAGYIAYESYRQRRLI
- a CDS encoding glycosyltransferase family 2 protein → METDLVSIIVPVYDAEQFLDRCIESALHQTYQNLEIVLVDDGSPDRCGDICDRHAKEDNRIVVIHQENAGSSAARNTGLDAAKGDFIYFLDSDDYIDLNTISVLVDTAKNEDADIVISGHYRVESSGEIRDDAAVWPEIHSTEEARLAVLRNKIPNFVCSKLFRSWIWNDLRFPVGVVMEDMYVIGKAMYIANKVVVRKNPLYYYSHENAGSITSISGTGYLKIRYGKYLAWREHEKLALLYAPKYAEECAAKALHAAIRSYYLNERFPILTEVQIQDIHDYVIGHKDIPMSFIMNLMKNMILNNSAFITIFGGIQGKLVEWQCRRREARIRSHPKVVK
- a CDS encoding glycosyltransferase family 8 protein, with the translated sequence MENVLLHAVKDTVFIGGEPEKDAFHIALTGTADYIPHMGVVALTVREHNKDLPLCFHFFVNQLVDEEKKHLEEMALITGCPVQVHLIDDRAFKTLLLSDGNPAFFYRFLVAPTLAPLTDRGLYLDGDMMCRGSLRYLKELDFGDKIVAVVSDRNEKAQMKRMHTSRYFNAGMMLMNLGPWMEQGCFDDIVRRAQENVKRVGNRLSHHDQDIHNEMLDGKCLYIEKKYNYLYNLDRQSLFKKQPVNEDYKNQVIIHFAGHAKPWHSWVQGWPVVKEYAAIQKSSPWKDVPLVPPKGTKNLHQAARTARMNGQYGAMIGWYLKYFAAKL